A single Nostoc sp. PCC 7107 DNA region contains:
- a CDS encoding TolB family protein: protein MTNRPIFIPIFACCSLLTGCFGYPRLVSYPFDPGGQSINSLASELNPQTSGRYIVFSSDRRGSQDVYMFDTLTRNLIDLPGLNALDTIASHPSVSEDGRYVVFAASRQGRSAIFVYDRETRQSRNLTNNLQAEVRNPTISADGSRIAFESTNNGQWDILVYDRFGRPLDIPQDPR from the coding sequence ATGACCAATCGCCCTATTTTTATACCGATATTTGCTTGCTGTAGTTTACTAACTGGCTGTTTTGGTTATCCCCGGTTGGTGAGTTATCCGTTTGATCCGGGAGGACAGAGTATTAATAGTTTGGCTTCGGAATTAAATCCGCAAACTTCGGGGAGATATATTGTGTTTAGTAGCGATCGCCGGGGTAGCCAAGATGTTTATATGTTTGATACCCTGACGCGTAATTTAATTGATTTACCAGGTTTAAATGCTTTAGATACGATCGCCTCTCATCCTAGCGTTTCGGAAGATGGTCGTTATGTTGTGTTTGCGGCTAGTCGTCAGGGGCGATCGGCTATTTTTGTTTATGACCGCGAAACTCGCCAATCGCGCAATTTAACTAATAATTTGCAAGCAGAAGTTCGTAATCCCACTATTAGCGCTGATGGTAGTCGGATTGCTTTTGAATCAACTAATAACGGGCAGTGGGATATTTTAGTTTATGACCGTTTTGGGCGACCATTAGATATACCCCAAGACCCTAGATAA
- a CDS encoding succinate dehydrogenase/fumarate reductase iron-sulfur subunit, with product MEVIFKIIRQQQNSAPVVQTYPLEVEPGNTILDCLNRIKWEQDGTLAFRKNCRNTICGSCAMRINGRSALACKENVGSEIARLQQIQSLTNTANPHLEITVAPLGNMPVIKDLVVDMSSFWDNLEGVTPYISTAARQIPEREFLQTPQERSLLDQTGNCIMCGACYSECNAREVNPDFVGPHALAKAYRMVADSRDSTTENRLENYNEGTKGVWGCTRCLYCDSVCPMEVAPLEQITKIKQEILSHKQKADTRSIRHRKVLVELVKEGGWIDERQFGLQVVGNYFRDLRGLLSLAPLGLRMIAKGKFPLSFEPSEGTEQVRSLIEAVQQTKSEV from the coding sequence ATGGAAGTTATTTTTAAGATTATTCGGCAGCAACAAAATTCTGCGCCTGTTGTGCAAACTTACCCTCTAGAGGTAGAACCTGGTAATACAATCCTTGACTGTTTAAATCGAATTAAATGGGAGCAGGATGGCACATTAGCATTTCGCAAAAATTGTCGCAATACCATTTGTGGCAGCTGTGCGATGCGAATCAATGGGCGTTCAGCCTTAGCTTGCAAAGAAAACGTTGGCAGCGAAATTGCGAGATTACAACAAATACAATCGTTGACAAATACCGCAAATCCTCATTTAGAAATCACGGTTGCACCTTTGGGTAATATGCCTGTGATTAAAGATTTAGTAGTAGATATGAGCAGTTTTTGGGATAATTTGGAGGGAGTTACTCCCTATATAAGTACAGCAGCACGACAAATCCCAGAACGAGAATTTTTACAAACACCCCAAGAGCGATCGCTCCTCGATCAAACTGGTAACTGTATCATGTGCGGTGCTTGTTATTCTGAATGCAATGCCCGTGAAGTTAATCCTGATTTTGTCGGCCCTCATGCTTTAGCTAAAGCGTATCGTATGGTTGCAGATTCTCGTGATAGCACCACAGAAAATCGCTTAGAAAATTACAACGAAGGTACTAAAGGAGTGTGGGGTTGTACTCGTTGTTTATATTGCGATTCAGTTTGTCCAATGGAAGTAGCACCCCTAGAACAAATCACCAAAATTAAACAAGAAATTCTTTCACACAAACAAAAAGCTGATACCCGTTCCATTCGTCACCGTAAAGTTTTAGTCGAGTTGGTAAAAGAAGGGGGTTGGATTGACGAACGCCAATTTGGTTTACAAGTAGTTGGTAATTATTTCCGTGATTTAAGAGGATTACTTAGTCTTGCTCCTCTGGGATTAAGAATGATCGCCAAAGGTAAATTCCCCTTATCTTTTGAACCATCTGAAGGCACTGAACAAGTGCGATCGCTTATCGAAGCAGTACAACAAACAAAGTCTGAAGTCTAA